The Sesamum indicum cultivar Zhongzhi No. 13 linkage group LG6, S_indicum_v1.0, whole genome shotgun sequence genomic interval ATGAGCTTCAAGTTCACTTATCACAACCAACGCATCAACGGATTCCTTTGTTCGTTTTTTCAGTTCGTTTTCCAGGTGTTCTTTCTGGGCTTCAAGTACATTTATCGTGACCAATGCATCAGCTGATTCcttcttttgtattttcagtTCGTTCTCCAGGTTTTCTATCTGGGCTTCAAGTTCATGGGCAGCGGCATATGAGGACGAACATTCATACTGCATCTTCAGTTGTTCCTGAAGCTGGCTCTGCTCCAACTTATACGCcatttcatgattttcttgCTTCATGATCTCATAGTCAAGGGCAAGCTGTTCCATTTGCATCTCTAGCTCATCTTTATCTCGCTTGTAGATTTCGATTTCACTACGCAAGTCCATGATCTGTTGTTCCAGAAGATATGATTCCTTGGCATTAACATGCTCCTTCACAAGCTCCTCCAGAGCTTTCTGTTCCTCATCGTCATTGTCTTCGTCTCGATGACCAGTGGCGCCCGCCTCTCGAGTCTTATCATCAATATCTTTCACGGACACTTCACTGGAGAGGCTCAATATTTCCCTATTTTTCTGTTCTAACATCTCATCAAGGTCTTGCACGGCAAGAATTAGTTCAGAGTTCGATTCTTGTGTCTTCTGAAGCTGTACTTGAAGATTAGCATTGAGTTCTTTCGCATGATTAAGCTCTTGTCTAAGTTCTTCAACAATCACCCTCAAATCCCCTCCCTCAAATTCTGAGTTGGTTCTAGTTTTCGCTTCATCCATGCGTCTCCTTGCAGCTTTTAGTCTCTCACATTCTCCCTTCAAAGAATCTCTTTCCTCTTTCAAGCAAACAAGTTCTCTATAGAGATCTTGACCCCTTTTGCTCTCTTTCACAATCTGTTTACGAAGAGTCTGCAGTTCCAACTCAGAAATCTCTGCTTGCCTGGATAAAGCAGCAACTTCAGATTTCAGCTTCTCAATCACAATATCCGACGCTTCTTCCAAGTGCTGctgtaaaaatatttctctCGGAGTGCTTGAAGAGTCATCTGTACTAGCTTCAAGGGCAGGATTTCCTGGCCATCCCCAATGTGAGCTCTGATGCTCTTCATACACTGCCGTTTGTGCATCGGAGTTCAGCCCCTGAGGCCTCAGAGACGATACAAGTCCACCAGGCTCCCGCTGAACGCTTTCAACTCCGGAGCTGCTCTCAGAGCTCGACATCGTGATATCAGATCCATTAGATGCTCGACGGTTTCCATTAAATTCAGTAATCTTGTTAAAAGGCACATCCTATTAAAAAAGGAACACCAACGGATCATTATTCATGATCAGCATTTCCAATTTATCGCAGCAccaacaaaagcattttttaaCTGTCAGGATGAAAGGTAAAGTTGTGAAAGCTACCTCGGAATTGTCCTTGATGTTTCCATCAATATCACCATTGCTCAAATGTGACATCAAGCTGTGctctttataatttgatttcgGAGTCTCGCTCTCTTCAACATCTCTGTCAGAGCCAAGAAAGTAAACAAACATTTTCAATTCAATCCCCGCATGTAAaatgtgaaagaaaaacataatcaCAGTATTGAACTGCACCTATGATCAACTGACTCCTGCATCCTTTGAATTGACACCTGCAGAGAATTGAAATACactttttaaggaaaaaatgaataagaaaTGCACCccacaacaaaaagaaaaaactgaaaatggaGCGACTTACGTGCAACACAGCTTCTGTTCTTGAATTCTTGAGTGGAAGGGACACCAATGAGACCTTAGTTGCCTCGGcatagtttgaaaaatcaatGGAAGCTTCTCCAATAACTCCAACTTTAGAAGACCCCTGGGGAAAAGAACTGTTAGCTTTAGATGATCACTTGGCAGCAAAGCAAAGCATAAATTTTTCACATCCCCCATAACGTTTCCATACCGTCCCTACGACAAAGTAGTATATCCTCTCATGAATCTTCCCCAACTTCGGGTCTCGATTGAACTTCACCGTTTCATACACGGGATTCTCCCAGAAACAACTGCCATCCCGAACTGCTGCCTTGTCCGATTNNNNNNNNNNNNNNNNNNNNNNNNNNNNNNNAGATCATCAATGCATCTTCTCCAACCTGTGGCAACTGTTTTCAAAATGTTCCCTTTAGTGTTCAAATCAGATTTACACCAAGAGATGCTGTAAGAAGAAAAGGCAGAGAAACAAGACCCCTGATCCTTTTCTGTTGTCTCTCTTTTCTGTTTCTCCTTTATGTAATTGTTTAGTAGAATGACTGAAGAACATAGTATTCAtcccaaaattcaaaaacatcaTTGTGTAATCATAAACGTAAGGAAAGATCAAAAACCTCAGACATCTGTACTGAACTTTGCTTCCTTCAACTCAAGTTTGATTCAAAATGCCTCACAATGTCTTCCCACTTATTCCGAAACCAAAATCAATCTTCTAGTGTTTCTAAACCAtaagaaaaaagcaaaaacatcCCATCTTTCTACAGAAAAATCAATCTTGAAAATCCGTTTCCTCATCAAATCAAGAGAGAAACACAAAATGCACACACTAGATacaaatgaaaacacaaaaacacatGTGTATCTAAAGTATCTATGTCTGACCGAAAAGAGAGTGAGAGTACCTTAGCTGCATGAAACAGCAACTTGAACACAACTTTGACCTTGTTCTTCTCGCTCTTCCACCTCGCCGACTTGAACATTTTCACTATCTTACCCTCAATTCCACATCATTCCCTGATCTTATTCTCCACAAGAACGCCGGAGCTCAGCCCGGAAACTCACCGGAGCTCCGGCGACCACCGCCAGAAAACCACCATTCACCGACACGCCACCAATGCAAGGGAAATTCCAAGTGCCCACTTGGATTTCCAAGCTACAAAAGCCTAAAACAGGGAGAAATTCTgagataatcaagaaaattcaagtgGGCAAGCAGTGGATCAATGCAGAGTCAAACTCAGTGAATTCTTGCACTCTCTGATCTTGATATCGAATGAAAGCCCAGTCACTGAAACGACGAGTAACAGCAACTCAGATCTAAAGGCGATCTTTTTCTCGCTTGctccttctcttctctttgcCGCCTATGCTATACGGCTACAGCTCcagttttctctctctacatgcgctctcttcctctctctctctctctctctctctctctgtgtatCTTGTGTACGTAACAGTATTCTCTTTGAAAAAGATGAGTGTGAGAAAGATcgtatcttttatttatttatttttattggtaagagaaaaaagtgaataaaaaaataaaggaggGAAGCTTCTGTGGGCTAATTCAGATACCATACCTTGATCAGATATTAGGTGAAAACTCaatgtttaaatatttcttggtTGTCTAAATTTAGGTAGAAAAATCAGGGTATTGTATAATGACACAATTCtcctttcaaaaatttatttatttatttcttagtcGTGTTCATTTACCGCGTTTAGTGTTCTTTTAACCCTGCATCCAGCACGATAatctatttttcaaatacgAACGTAATTCTTTTCTCATTTGGCTCTATTTTCAAGAATCACTTTTTcatttaagaatttaattggaatatgtaaaaaaaaagaagtataaaattgtaaatttaaatttttataataatttttttataattaaatcttgtaattaattatatgataggAAGATGGGGAGACTTGGGACAAAACCAGTATTTGGTAATTGGTAGTGAAGATTATAACGTTAGCATAGGATACCGTTGTGCTGAAATTGAGGTTAGTCAAAGACAATCCTGTTTTTGATCGTTATGGCTATACACATAAAAGCCCCAAAACTTCAATAATTTAGtggaaattaattcttgaaaaggaaaaaaaaaaacaaataatttttgtccctTTTCATAATTCATGACTTTGATTTCGTGTGCAGATTTTCAGATTCTGGAAAAAGCATTTTTGCATCAATCTGTAGATTTGACTCTTTGGTaacttgtttttttaaatcaaattttatattgaatatattatattaattcagttaatatattaatatataattaaaaaaataaattataaattcgtATAAAGTGATACAAAATACGCACACATCTAGTAGGATTTGAATTCATGACTTCGAATTTGTTCATTCGATCTCAACTTTAACTACTTAGTCAAATGAGTCTGTTTAAATATAACACGAGtgttaattgatattttaatcgCAAAATGAGATTTAAATCGaacaaattcaattcaataatacaataaactttcaatgtttatattattgactaattaatgaataatatttataacaaagggaaatgaaaaaagaaaaaaagaaaaataatattggatGCCATGATTGATATTTTAGTGGTGGGacattttagcaaatttttggaatttattcataaaattctcaccacttaattatatcaattgcACCCTCAACAATTATGTTACACTTTATCTCCTCATCACATTGTCTCAGCTACagattatattttgtcattcgaaTTATGAtcgtttttacattttgatgtctaattttttgtttgtatcaACTTACATATCAACTTTACAAGATTTTACATTATGCCAttcataattgttttttaaccaaattttttttatcgaaaaaacatcacatgtagTTCACAtgtaatgtgatatttttcacatatgcacacCATGCGATATTTTTTCGacagaaaaatgaataaaaacgCGACCATATATGCAAGattgagatgataaattaaccaaaaaaaaattcgatagcaaaatataaaaataaatatagttcaaatgataaaatataatttaaccaaattaaatataagataGTTATGAACCATGTATATTTATGAATCACATTTATTATTGGGtagcaataaatttttatagatcTCAATCAAAATAGGACGTTGCAAGTTCCTTTTTTGACCTATTTGTTTAGGTGATgcctttaatatatatatatatatatatatatatgtaaatatatacatgtaatatatttatttgaaaatttcatttaatcaaactacCAATTTACTAGATAAGTGATTCTTACTCAATATCTAATCAATACCTAACACCCttaataaatatcataatatcATTTAATAGATTGTGAAATATGTGTAAAAGTTaaatgcaaaatataaaaaaaaattacgtgtTTAGAAAGTACCCGATACTTAGAATGgctcaaatttaaataatttaatttttttaatgacaaaaatcataattatatattaaataaatattcaataaacCATAccatacattaatataaaaattaataaattataaataaacttgtataaaataaaataaatatttatgtatttcatgaaattcaaactttattaaaaaaaaaaaaaaaccttaatAACAAGGACAAAATATGAGGGGCCCATAATTCCAACAAATTGTT includes:
- the LOC105164116 gene encoding paramyosin (The sequence of the model RefSeq protein was modified relative to this genomic sequence to represent the inferred CDS: added 36 bases not found in genome assembly) encodes the protein MFKSARWKSEKNKVKVVFKLLFHAAKLPQVGEDALMISVVPADVGKPTVKSDKAAVRDGSCFWENPVYETVKFNRDPKLGKIHERIYYFVVGTGSSKVGVIGEASIDFSNYAEATKVSLVSLPLKNSRTEAVLHVSIQRMQESVDHRDVEESETPKSNYKEHSLMSHLSNGDIDGNIKDNSEDVPFNKITEFNGNRRASNGSDITMSSSESSSGVESVQREPGGLVSSLRPQGLNSDAQTAVYEEHQSSHWGWPGNPALEASTDDSSSTPREIFLQQHLEEASDIVIEKLKSEVAALSRQAEISELELQTLRKQIVKESKRGQDLYRELVCLKEERDSLKGECERLKAARRRMDEAKTRTNSEFEGGDLRVIVEELRQELNHAKELNANLQVQLQKTQESNSELILAVQDLDEMLEQKNREILSLSSEVSVKDIDDKTREAGATGHRDEDNDDEEQKALEELVKEHVNAKESYLLEQQIMDLRSEIEIYKRDKDELEMQMEQLALDYEIMKQENHEMAYKLEQSQLQEQLKMQYECSSSYAAAHELEAQIENLENELKIQKKESADALVTINVLEAQKEHLENELKKRTKESVDALVVISELEAHVKSLEDELEKQSQGFEADLEALMCSKVEQEQRAIRAEEAFRKTRWQNANTAERLQEEFRRLSVQMASTLEANEKLATKALAEANELRLQKIHLEDMIQKASEEHQSVKEDYESRLYQLANQVVLMTKQIEQMQSEIEDRELQLEYQKKHAEETERLLSDEILKLKNEIDTYIAKNKILSEEVEAKESLMHELEQMRLSVKEMKLLMEQGNDERIELESRIMLLKSEAEELQKELNKASCLLEEKELTAGTLQSELDSLKAQYTELKHSLLEDELEKVELRKQVVLLKDDLKKAVDALSSMEMKIKDAATLDADEATSETSTPVPCGSKEAANLKGKIKLLEDQIKLKESALEISSNTFLEKEKDLHNKIEEFEERLVVLDESSIRYCENEVEKVAQPAEDEALNLRLNEEERNSDEDSSTTSKISDANNSTSTSINSNTTNDTGYLDELKNEMALLRDRNESMEAELKEMQGRYSELSLKFAEVEGERQQLVMRVRYLKNAKKRS